A stretch of Salvelinus alpinus chromosome 4, SLU_Salpinus.1, whole genome shotgun sequence DNA encodes these proteins:
- the LOC139573710 gene encoding interferon-stimulated 20 kDa exonuclease-like 2, producing MVRESWGLGLDRGPDYCQCWDLWWHIQHEILKILAGKVVIGHAVHNDFKSLSYNHPAVLTRDTSRIPLLNQKAGFPEKDVASLKRLTKALFNRNIQLMLFCSKKKFPLCSQTGKKGHSSVEDAKATMELYKVVEVEWERTLASK from the exons ATGGTGAGAGAGTCCTGGGGGCTGGGGCTGGATCGTGGCCCCGATTACTGCCAGTGCTGGGATCTGTGGTGGCACATTCAACACGAG ATTCTAAAGATCCTTGCAGGAAAGGTGGTAATAGGGCATGCTGTCCACAATGACTTCAAATCCCTAAGTTACAATCACCCTGCTGTCTTAACGCGGGACACCTCCCGCATTCCTCTCCTCAACCAGAAGGCTGGTTTTCCAGAGAAAGATGTTGCCTCACTGAAAAGACTCACCAAGGCCCTGTTCAACCGCAACATCCAG CTTATGTTATTTTGTAGTAAGAAGAAATTCCCCTTGTGTTCTCAGACTGGGAAGAAGGGGCACTCGTCTGTGGAGGACGCCAAAGCCACCATGGAACTGTACAAAGTTGTGGAGGTGGAGTGGGAGAGGACCTTAGCCTCCAAATAA